The DNA segment GAAAAAGGTTTCAAAAGTAACATTTTCTTTGATCAATTCCTTGATTTTTTTTTCATCAAAAGAAGTGAGCCATTGGATGACTTGATTTAATTCTTTTATCGTTCTGCCTTTTCTTTCAATTTTGGTTACATATAATGGATATACAGATGCAAAAGTCATCTTAGCCATTTTTTCATTATGTTCTT comes from the Leptospira bouyouniensis genome and includes:
- a CDS encoding DUF2200 domain-containing protein; the encoded protein is MEPTKEHNEKMAKMTFASVYPLYVTKIERKGRTIKELNQVIQWLTSFDEKKIKELIKENVTFETFFAKAKLNDNAKLIKGLICGYRVEEIENPLTKQVRYLDKLVDELAKGKSLDKILREP